One Penicillium oxalicum strain HP7-1 chromosome III, whole genome shotgun sequence genomic region harbors:
- a CDS encoding Cytochrome monooxygenase atmQ: MSANLYGWAGLCDRSMLSTLFGLLVTLWAIYEGVSRWYQYRRSWVNVPVVGATGWIASWKEGRAWMTRATQVLQEGYDRHGDFAFQFRTASGWWVCLCDEAMIKEYMNLSDEYMSLNAYDEVLFETRYTAPGFADSLHHIPVPVLSKALTWSRGRTNGKNNGYFQELVAELKLAFASQMNMTADLDTKNRQEINCLHVGMELMLRLICKVLVGEPLCRDPRAIELFVRYGSAVPASGAQIAQLPEFLKPVLGPYFPAARMQRQLGRLIVEQLEQQKSTSGASEPQVCEAQWHPSQSAVNTDPSLIFTIKTIADWIWRWVQQQDSGCYDKMHVAQLVVAAIFGSVHSAGMVRRTCLIRPLAMTIHESINTVFVNLQTIAGCLYELCLRPEYIEPLQVEAERAVRDHGAMSKEAIESLTKIDSFIKECQRFRPLAPSALHRVATQDYTFQNGLAIPRGTVVLTPNTPILRDERYYARPQEFDGLRFHRLGQATGQPDTYKITGLSPKSRQFGDGRHTCPGKQLAADMLRLILAEFLLNFDVDASETGQNYPTFDQQVMSVRKRRVG; this comes from the exons ATGAGTGCCAACTTGTATGGCTGGGCTGGCCTTTGCGACAGATCAATGTTATCGACGCTATTCGGTCTATTGGTGACCTTGTGGGCGATTTATGAAGGTGTTTCACGATGGTATCAGTACCGCCGCTCCTGG GTCAATGTACCGGTTGTAGGGGCCACGGGGTGGATTGCATCGTGGAAAGAAGGTCGAGCATGGATGACCAGGGCGACCCAAGTTCTGCAGGAAGGCTATGATCGA CATGGAGACTTTGCCTTCCAATTTCGCACCGCCAGCGGATGGTGGGTGTGTCTTTGCGACGAGGCGATGATCAAAGAATACATGAACCTTTCCGATGAGTACATGTCACTCAATGCCTACGATGAAGTG CTTTTTGAGACTCGATATACCGCGCCAGGGTTCGCAGACTCCCTCCATCATATTCCCGTCCCGGTCCTCTCTAAAGCCCTCACCTGGTCCCGCGGACGAACCAACGGTAAAAACAATGGCTATTTCCAAGAACTTGTCGCCGAGTTGAAGCTAGCTTTTGCGTCCCAGATGAATATGACTGCCGACTTGGATACAA AGAATCGACAAGAGATCAACTGCCTTCATGTCGGAATGGAGTTGATGCTACGCCTGATTTGTAAAGTTCTGGTGGGCGAGCCACTTTGTCGCGACCCCCGCGCCATCGAATTGTTTGTTCGCTATGGCTCGGCTGTCCCGGCGAGCGGTGCGCAGATCGCCCAGTTACCAGAATTTTTGAAACC AGTCCTTGGGCCTTATTTCCCGGCGGCCCGTATGCAACGTCAACTGGGTCGGCTAATCGTTGAGCAACTTGAGCAGCAAAAGAGCACGTCCGGAGCTTCTGAGCCACAGGTGTGTGAAGCGCAATGGCACCCCTCTCAATCCGCTGTCAACACTGACCCATCTTTGATCTTCACCATCAAGACTATAGCCGATTGGATATGGAGATGGGTACAACAGCAGGACTCCGGTTGCTACGATAAGATGCACGTTGCGCAGCTCGTGGTTGCCGCCATCTTTGGTTCAGTTCACTCGGCAGGCATGGTAAGACGCACCTGTCTCATCCGTCCATTGGCAATGACTATACATGAATCAATTAACACTGTTTTCGTCAACCTCCAGACGATTGCGGGCTGCCTGTATGAATTGTGTCTCCGTCCCGAATACATTGAGCCTCTGCAAGTCGAGGCGGAACGGGCCGTCCGCGACCACGGTGCCATGAGCAAAGAAGCTATTGAGAGCCTCACAAAAATCGACAGCTTCATCAAAGAGTGCCAGCGGTTCCGACCCCTGGCTCCAA GTGCCCTCCATCGCGTTGCCACACAAGACTACACGTTCCAAAATGGGCTGGCCATCCCCCGAGGTACCGTTGTGCTGACGCCTAATACTCCAATTTTACGCGATGAAAGATACTATGCACGTCCTCAAGAGTTCGATGGCCTCCGTTTTCACCGACTTGGCCAGGCCACAGGACAGCCAGATACTTACAAGATCACGGGGCTGAGTCCCAAATCACGCCAGTTTGGCGACGGCCGACACACCTG CCCTGGG